The nucleotide sequence ATCAAAAGGCACCGGTACAGGAGGCGGCCCGGCTGAGGCGGGCACAGTAATGGTCAACTTATTATTCTGCCCCGGCACGATGACACCGGTATCAATAGCAGGACCGCCACTAAGGTTAAACACCTCATAACTCTGTACACCTGCTGTAACTGCCCCCATCACGATGCGCAGTGGCGGTGCGTTGCGTAGGCTGGTTTCCAGATTAGTTTGAGCCACCGGGTCGTAGATATCGATTTCAGTTTTCAGTGTCGGCTGGCTGATCACGCCAGTGCCAATATTCGCTGGGCTGGTTTGCGATTTCAGCGGAGCAGCAAAGGCTAGCTCCTCTGGCCGCTTCATGTCGGCACGCATAGACTCGCCGGCATTACGCGCCGGCATAACCCGAAAGCGATCACCCGCAGCAAACGTACCGCTGGCCACGTTCAGTGAGATGCCTTCGAACTGCGCAGCCGGAACCGCCGTGATATCAAAAGGACCAAAACTGGTACCGTCGCTGATGCGTCGCGCGGTGAAATCTGTAGCAGTGGTGAACTCAATCTCATAGTCGCTTGTGCTGAGCTGGGTGGTGTCTTCGATCAACACGTTGAGGTTGGCTGTGGTGTCACTGTTACCCACACGCGCCAAACTGCGTTGACCAATTAGCAACGGATCATTCAGCTCACGAAATAAACCATTACCGAACTGACCATTGAGATCCAAGCCCTGCCCAAGCTGACGATTGACTTGATCGGTGACCGACAGCGCCAGTCGCCCGACTGAGTTAAGCGTGGTATCCAGCACGTCTTCGCGGTAGCGGATCAGCCCGCCCATCTCGCCGCCAGTGATTAACGAGGTAATACCTTGGCGCGAATTGCCGCTGACAAACTGCACTTCACTGCGCAGCGGATCGGACAAGCCGGGGACCACTTCAAGTCGTGACGCGGTACTGCCTACTACCAAGGGCTGGCCCGAACCGACAAAAAGGTTGTAGCTGTTGTCGTCTTGGGAAACCACGGTTACACCAATAAAAGTCGACAACTTGCGCACAGCCTCTTCACGCGCATCAAGCAGATCATTAGGCTGCTTGCCGTTGGCTGCAGCCACTGCGATTGCATCGTTGTAACCCGCTATTGATGTTGCCAGTTGATTGACTTGGTCACTTACTGCAGAAAGCTGTTTATTGATAAATGCGTTTTGTTCGGATAGACGGTCGTAGACAGTATTGAAACGCTTGGCCAAACCTTCAGCCTCAGACAACGCTAATTGCCGAGCTGGAATATTGGCAGGGTCTTCTGCAGCGGTTTGCAGCGCAGCAAATACTTTTTGCAACCCAGGATTGACCCCAGTGGTAGTACCTGCCAGCAAGGAATCCAGCTGATTGATCTGGCCCAGATAGCTCTGGGTATCACTATTAAGTGCTGTGCTGCTGCGCACCTGCGTATTGAGAAATTCGCTGTAGATACGTCTTACATCGACCAGCGTTGTACCTGAGCCGATGTAACCGACGCCGCTGAACTGCGGAATACGCGTAGCCTGTATCGTCTCTTGGCGCGAGAAGCCGGGCGTATTGACGTTGGTGATGTTGTGGCCGGTGACCGCCAGCGAGGTTTTGTTCGCTGACAGCCCAGACAAGCCAATATTGAGGAGATCAGCCATGGTTCATCATCCGTTGGTGGACGGCGTACTGACGGCCGCGACTGTTTGGTAGGTCTGCATTTGCCGAGCGATCTGGGCGATTTTGCTGGCGTATTGCGGGTCGGTGGCGTAGCCGGCCTTCTGCAATTCGCGGGCAAACTGCTCGGGCTTGTCGGTAGTGGCTAAGGCTTTTTCGTAACGACCGTTGTTCTGCAAGAAGCTCACGTAATCATCAAAGCTGTGGGCGAAGGACTCATAGGCGCGGAATGAGGCCGCTTCCTTAACAGCTTTGCCGCCCTTGAACTCAGTGGTCAGCACGCGCGCTGAGTCGCCTTCCCAGGTGTTGTGGGTTTTGATGCCAAACAGGTTATGGCTGCTGCTGCCGTCTTGCTGACGAATAATTGATTTACCCCAGCCGGTTTCCAACGCGGCCTGTGCCACTAAATAGCGTGGGTCGACGCCAATCTTCTCGGCGGCTTGTTCAGCCATCGGCAACATGGCGGCAATAAATTCATCTTTCGAGCCAAAGGCTGCTTTGCCAGGCGCCAGTGGCGGCTGGGCAATACGCCGCCCGGTAATGGCGTCCATCCCACTCAAAGCCAGTGCTGTGTCTGCAGGGGCAGCAAACGTCTTGGCGGGTATCCAATCGTTTTGCGCCAGTGGCTGTGCGTCCGCCGCCGTAGCGGTCGGCACGATGCCCGCGAGCAAACGGTCTGTCAGTTTGCTGGGCAGGGACAAGCGCCGTTGGTTGAGCAAGGAGCTGTCATCGCGGCTGCTTTCAACCTGAGCCAATGGTTTAACCGGCGCAGCTGGGACCGCCTCGTTCACCTGAGCAAACGGATTGGGCCGGCTGTCGGCTTCTTTGATTTTGGACATCTGCCGCACCAACACGTCGGCCAAGCCAATACCGTTTTGGTGGTTGGACAAGGTGACCGACAGTTGTTGGTCGTGCATGTCTTGGTAGGTTTTGCTCTCGTTGCTGTTCATAAAGTTGCCCTCACCAAACGCCTCGTTAGCCGAGCGCATGGCTTTGAGCATTTCATTGAGAAACAGCGACTCAAATTCTTGAGCGACTTTCTTGATGTTTTTTTCGCTGTCGCCGCCCACCTTGAACTGCTGCAAGCGGCCTAGGTCGTTATAGGCGCCACTGTCTACCGGGCTTTTAGCCCCACCGAGTAAACCGGCTGAGAGTCGAGAGTCCATTTTGGGCGTGCCCTCCCTTAAATCACAATCAGGTCAGCCTGCAGAGCGCCGGCTTGCTTAAGCGCCTCCAGGATGGCCATAAGGTCGGAAGGCGAAGCGCCCACCTGATTCACCGCGCGGACGATTTCATCCAGCGTGGTCCCGGGGCCGAACTTGAACATGGGCTTGGCTTCTTCATCAGCATTGACCCGTGAGCGCGGCACCACAGCCGTCTGGCCGCCGGACAAAGCGTCTGGCTGGCTGACAATCGGATCTTCGGTAATGGTCACTGTCAGGCTGCCGTGGGTGACTGCAGCCGGCTGCACGCGCACGTTTTGGCCAATCACGATGGTGCCAGTACGCGAGTTGATGATGACCTTGGCCACAGCCTGGCCGATCTCAACTTCGAGGTTTTCCAGAATGGATAAGTAGTCCACCCGCTGACCCGGGTCGAGGGGCGCGCTGACGCGGATCGAACCTCCATCGAGCGCTTGGGCCACACCTGGGCCAAGCAGCTCGTTGATGTGGTCAACAATATTTTTTGCAGTGGTGAAATCTGGACGATTGAGGTTGAGCGTCAGGCTGTTGCCTTGATCAAAACCGCTCGGTACCGGCCGCTCGACCATTGCCCCGCCGGGTATACGCCCTGCCGATGGCACGTTGACGGTGATGCGTGAGCCGTCGCCGCCTTCGGCGTCAAAACCACCGACCACTAAGTTGCCTTGGGCGATGGCGTATACGTTGCCGTCGATACCTTTAAGCGGGGTCATCAGCAAGCTGCCGCCACGCAGGCTTTTCGCATTACCGATGGAGGATACGGTGATGTCGATGGTCTGCCCGGGCTTTGCGAACGCCGGTAGGTCAGCATGGATCGACACCGCCGCGACGTTTTTCAGCTGCACGTTGCCACCCGCCGGCACCTTGATACCGAACTGCGCCATCATGTTATTGAAGGTTTGCACGGTAAACGGCGTCTGGGTGGTTTGGTCACCGCTGCCGTTAAGGCCAACCACCAAGCCGTAACCAATTAACTGATTACTGCGCACACCTTGGATGCTGGCAAGGTCTTTCAGCCGTTCGGCCTGAGCCATTGAAGCCAGTAACACAGCGGCAGCGGCGATGAGGTATTTACTAAGCGTCATGGTGACCATCCTCAGAACGGCCACATTGGGCTAAGAAAGAAACGGCTCATCCAGCCCGGCTGCGAAGCATCAGCAAAGGCACCGGTCCCCGAGTAGGTGATGCGAGCATCGGCGATGCGGGTCGAGGACACGGTGTTGTCAGTGGCGATGTCATCGGAGCGGACCAAGCCGGCAATGCGCACCAGTTCGTCGCCGGTATTAAGGGTCATCCACTTTTCCCCGCGCACCAGCAGAATGCCATTGGGCATCACTTCGGCCACCGATACGGTGATTGAGCCGGTAAGGCTGTTGCTTTGCCCAGCAGCGCCAGAACCATCCGCTGAACGCGCTGCATCGAAGCTGGCGTCCAGACCTAAGGTGTCATTGTTCAGGCCCAGCGCACCGATGGAGGCCAGCGGATTTTTCGGCGTTACCGCCATGCCGAACAGGTTGGGTATGCCGAGGTTGGCCGAGCTGTCTTTGCTGACCTGGCTGTTGCTGTTCTTGCTGGCTTGGGTGCGCTCATTGAGGGTAATGGTAATGATGTCGCCCACGCGGTAAGCCTTGCGGTCACCGAACAAGCCATTGTCAAAACCAGCTTGGTAGATGGAGCCATTATTTTGCGAGGCAGGCAGCGGCGTGCGCGGCATTACCGGGGCGTAATAGGGATCGTCCGGCTTAGGCGCGGGCGCCATGCAGCCGCTCAATGCCAGAGGGCCAAGCAGTGCACTTAGAATAATTAGCCGGTTCATATCGATTACCTCAGTTGTTGCATTCTGCTAGGTGAGGACCTTGTTGGGTTACGCCGCTTCGCGTCTAACCCGCCCTACGCCATTAAAGATTCTGTGAAATAAAGCCGAGCATCTGGTCCGCAGTGGAAATGACTTTGGAGTTCATTTCATAGGCGCGCTGAGTGGTGATCATGTTCACCAGCTCCTCCACCACACTGACGTTGGAGTTTTCCAAGGTGTTTTGCAGGGTGGTACCTAGGCCATTCAGGCCCGGTGTGCCGACTTGCGGCGCCCCGCTGGATGCAGTTTCCAAGAACAGGTTATTACCGATAGCCTCCAGCCCCGCCGGGTTGATGAAATCGGAAATCTGCAAGTTACCAACGATCTGCGGCTGCGGGTTGCCGGCAGTGGTGACGGATACGGTGCCGTCTTCGCCGACAGTAAAGGTGCGCACTTCATTGGGCAGAACAATGGCCGGCTCCAATGCATAACCGTTAGAGGTCACCACCTGGCCATCGGAGTTGAGGTGGAAACTGCCGTCGCGGCTGTAAGACACCGTGCCGTCTGGCAGCAACACTTGGAAGAAACCGCGACCGTTAATCGCCATGTCTAGCGGTTGTTCGGTGGTTTGCAGGCTACCGGCGGTGAAGATTTTTTGCGTGCCCACCACTCGCACCCCGGTACCCAGCTGCAAGCCAGACGGCAGTTGGCTGTCTTGGCTAGACTGGCCGCCCGGTTGACGACGAATTTGGTACAGCAGGTCTTCAAACTCGGCGCGATCACGTTTAAAGCCGGTGGTCGAGACGTTGGCCAAGTTGTTGGAAATGGTGGTCAGGTTCATGTCCTGAGCGGACAAACCCGTCTTACTGACCCACAGTGCCGGAAGCATATCGATTCTCCTCGGGCGTCGTATTACCGACGCCGCGTGCTGGTAATTAGGTCATTTGCAAGACGCGCGCCATGGCTGCCGAATTGTCTTCGGCAGTGCGCATCATCTTCACTTGTAATTCAAATTGGCGAGACAGCGAGAGGATCGCGGTCATCTCTTCCACGGCGTTGACGTTGCTTGACTCAAGAAATCCCGAAGTGATTTCCGTAGTTGCATCGGCCTGCACCGGGCCTTGGCCTTTGAAGCGAACCAAACCGTCGGTGCCCTTCTCCATTTGTTTGAGGTCCGGATTGACCAGCTTTAAGCGGTCAACCTCAGCCAACACATTTGGCGCTTCACCCAGCGCACGAATGCTGATGGTGCCGTCTTTACCGATTTCGATTTTCTGCTCAGGCGGCACGGCAATTGGTCCGGCGTTGCCCATCACCGGCAAGCCATTGCCGGTGCGCAAAACACCCAGCGCATCAACGTTCAAGCTGGCAGTGCGCACATAGGCTTCGGTGCCGTCAGGAGCCTGCACCGCCAACCACCCTTTGCCGCCAATCGCCACGTCCAGATCGCGACCGGTTTCTTGCAGCGAGCCTGGCGTGAAATCAGTGCCGGGGCGCTCACTCATGGCATAGACCCGCGACGGTAAACCGTCACCGAAGATCGGCATGGAGCGCGCCTGCTCGAAATCCCGGCGAAAGCCATTGGTGGTGATGTTCGCTAGGTTGTTGGCGTGGGCACGCTGGGCCAGGGTGTTGTTGTGGGCGCCAGTCATGGAAACGTACAGCATCTTGTCCATGGTTATTCTCCGAGTTGGGCGTGTCGCCCGTTGCTCTATACAAGGTATAAAGCAATGCTTGTGCCAGCACTCAAAAAATAAAGATAACTAATTGTTTTATATGAATTTTAATAAATAAAAAGGCTCCGAATGGAGCCTTACAAACAATCAAGTGGCGTATTTTTGCCGCCGCCGACAGGCACGTGCCTACCGCCGGCCAACCCGATTAACGCAGGTTGATAATGGTCTGAGTCACCGCACTCTCAGTTTCGATGGTCTTGGCGTTGGCCTGGTAGTTACGCTGAGCGACGATCAAGTTGACCAGCTGATCGGACAACTCAACGTTGGAGTCCTCCAGCGCGCCAGACTGCAACGCACCTAAGGTGCCGCTGCGCGGCGTGCCTCGTACCGGCTCACCTGACTCAAAAGACTGCACCCAAGCGGTTTTACCCACTGGCGTCAGCCCTTGCACATTGGCGAAGTTGGCCAAGATAACCTGCCCTTGAATATTCGACTGGCCATTGGTGTACCGGGCAAAAATCACCCCGGTATCGTCGATTTCAAGCCCTGCCAACTGGCCAGTGGTGTAACCATCTTGGCTGACGCTATTGACCGCGAAGGTGCTGGCAAATTGAGTGGCCTGACGTAAATCAACATTCACCCCGGTCGCACTCGCGGTTGCGCCGTTGCTTGACCATACCGGCGGGATCGCTGTGTCTGGCGCTGCCGGCACCCAGGTGGTGAGGTCGATGGTGCCGTCTGCGCCCACGCTAAACCCGGTTGGAGCAGAAGCAATAAGAGCGGGGATATCTAGCTGACCCGCTGAGGTGAACTGCAGGTCAACCGAAGAAGGCGTGGTCAGGGCTGGGTTGTCCGGGCTGCGGCCATCAATCAACACGTTCATCTGCCAGTTGTTTGGCCCGGTCTTGAGAAAGTACTGGGTAAACACATGGGAGTTACCCTGAGTGTCATAAATATTGGTCGACGTTGATGAGTTGTAAGACGTGGGGTCAGCCGGATCAAATGGCACCGTGGTCGGCACTAAGTTGGTGGAGTTAAGGTTAAACGTTTGGTCCAGATTACTGGTCGGTAACGGTGCTTGGCTGGCCGTCTGGATTTGCAGGTCAGCCACCACACCATTCTGCAAATTATTATTAGCATCCACCGTATAACCCTGCAGTTTGTAGCCAAAGTTATTGACCATAAAGCCGTCACGGTCGGTACCGAAGTAGCCAGCACGGGTGTAGCTCACATCGCCGTTATTGCTGGTTTGAAAGAAGCCATTGCCGTTGATTGCTAAATCTAGGGCGTTTTGCGTGTTGTTAATGTTGCCTTGGTTAAACAGCTGCGACACGTTGGCGAGCAATACACCGCTGCCTTGAGGATTCTTACCAGAACCCAAAACAGACGCGGCATATACATCGGCGAACTCGGCGCGTGATTGTTTAAAGCCTGCAGTGCCCGCGTTGGCGATGTTGTTGCCGGTCACATTGAGGTCGCTGGTGGCGGCACGCAGACCGCTAAGACCGATATTGAAACCCATGGAAGACTCCTTTGCCGGACAGCCGGCAGCTAAAACCTGGCTAAAAGCTGTTGGTTACTGACCGATCATCTGCACTTGCGACATAGGCACACTACCAAGCCCGGCAAGGTTCAACATCAGCTCACTGCCGCCCAAGGTCACGCTGTCAACGTTGGCCGGTAGCAGGGTGTAAAGGCCCTTAGTGCCCTCGGCATAAGATGCCTGCGCTTCAAATTTGTAGGTGCCCGGCGGCAATAGATTGCCGCTGGCATCTTTGCCATCCCAAATAAAGCTGACGTTACCGGCCGCTTGCTCACCCAGGTTGATGCGGCTTACCGCAGCACCGGACTTGTCGTAAATATTGACGGCGACGTTACTGCTGCTGGTTGGCAAAATCAGGCTAGCTTTGAAGCTCTCGCTGGTATCAACCACAGCTTTGTCGCCCGGCACGATCACCTTGCGGCCCACCAGTGACGAGGCCTGCAGCGCCTGAGAAGACTGATAGCCGGTGACCAGCGAACCCATGCTGGTATTCAATTTTTCAATGCCCTCAACCTGGCTGAACTGCGCCAGCTGGGCGATAAACTCACCGTTGCTTTGCGGCTCCAGCGGGTTCTGGTTATTCAATTGGGCCACCAGCAGATTGAGGAACTCGTTCTTGCCGAGTTCCTTCTTCTGGTTGCTGTCTTGTTTGATCTGGTATTGATCCATCGTCGAAAGGCTGACATCGCCAACAGTACTCATAACCCTGCACTCCTTATTCGCTGGCTTACTGACCCAAGGTCAATACGCGCTGCATCATCTGTTTGGCGGTGTTCATCAATTCGGTGTTGGTCTGGAAGGCCCGGCTGGCGGAAATCATGTCAGCCATTTCTTCCACCACATTGACGTTGGGGTAATAGACGTAGCCGCCTTCATCCGCCGCTGGGTGGTTAGGTTCATAGCGCGGCATCAGGCTGCTCTGGTCTTCAACCACGCCCAGCACCTGAACCCCGGCACCGGCATTGTCTTGGTCGGCAAACAGCGAACCACGGTCACCGCCTTGCGCGGACTGATAAACGGTGGCGAACACCGGGTGCCGCGCGCGGTAGGTTTGGTCAATGCTTGAGGAGACAGTCTCGGCGTTGGCGATGTTGCTGGCGATGGTATTAAGGCGAGTGCTCTGGGCACTCATACCCATCCCGGCGATATTAAAAACACTGCTAAGTGACATGGCTTCAGGCTCCTATTAGTCGCCGCGCAGGGCACTGGTCAGCCCTTTGAACTTGCTGTTGAGCAGGGTAAAACTGGCCTGGAATTGCACCGAGTTTTCCGCGTAATTGGATTGTTCGATTTGCAGATCAACGGTGTTCTGGTCGATCGATGGGCTCATTGGCGTGCGATAGGCGAGGCCCGCGTCACCGGCTGACAGGCCTTCAGCAGCAATGTGCTGGTTGTCTGTTCGATTCAGGCTGACCGCGCCGCGCGAGCCCTTGGCACTCTGCTCAGCCAAAACGCTGGCAAACTGCAGATCACGCGCCTTGAAGTTGGGCGTGTCCGCGTTGGCGATGTTGTTGGCCAACACTTCAGCGCGCTGGGTGCGGAAGCTGAGGGCTTTTTCGTGAATGCCGAGTGCTCTGTCGAAACTGATGCTCATGGTCAGAAACCTTTGCTCGTTGGCGGTACTGTTTTGCGTACAAGACCATAAGCAAAGCCTGTGCCATTTTATTTATTGCATATTTATCAGTCACTTAAGCTGTAGATGCGTTAATAAAAGCGGCAAAGCGGCAAGCGCTTTCCGCCCTCGGCAAGCAGGCGGCAAGGCGCTGGCAACGCAAGGCCGACGTCACGCGCAACAGGTTGCCGACCAGGGAGCATCACGCAATAACATTTAACTTTGACAAGCATTCTCATTAACATTAGTATCTTTAGCACCAGCCACTGCCCTGCCATGAGTGCTCACCATGTATGTCTGTCTTTGCGAAGGTGTTACTGACAGTCAGATCCGCGAAGCCATCTACGAAGGCTGCTGCAGCTACCGTGATGTGCGATCAACCTTGGGTGTTGCCAGCCAATGCGGCAAGTGCGCCTGCCTGGCCAAGCAAGTGGTACGCGAAACATTGAGCGAAGTGCAAAGCAGTCAGGCGGCCATGGCCTACCCGGCCAACTTTGTAGCGGCTTGATAGCGACGCACTGACAAACCGGACCTTGCGTCCGGTTTTTTATGCCCCGCTGTTTATAGCGCCACACACCCACACTCGCAACGCGGCTTAAGCCCGTGACAGCGCCAGCGCCAGCGCTCATAGTCTCTGGCCTTCCTATGTGCCGGCAAATCAACACGTTAGCGCTAAAATGCACACCTTAAACATACTTACTCAGACTGATTTTAACTTTGATTTCAACCGCTTAGGTTTGACAGTCGAAAACCTGCAGCCCAGAATCAGGCGCTAATTCCCCTGCAAGGCAGACGCAGACATGAAAAGCGACAAGAAGGTCATCCAGCATCTGAACAAGATCCTCGGTAACGAGCTGGTCGCGATCAACCAGTACTTCCTGCACGCACGCATGTATGAAGATTGGGGCCTGAAGAAAGTCGGCGAGCATGAGTACCACGCGTCCATCGACGCGATGAAGCACGCGGACAAGCTGATCAAGCGCATTCTGTTTCTCGAAGGCCTGCCTAATCTGCAAGACCTTGGCAAAATCCTGATCGGTGAAAACACCCAAGAAATGCTCGAATGCGACCTGAAAATCGAACACAAAGCGCACATCGACCTGAAAGCAGCGATTGCCTATTGCGAAAGCACCGGTGACTTCGCCAGCCGCGAGCTATTAGAAGACATCCTCTGCGCTGAAGAAGACCATATTGATTGGCTGGAAACTCAGCTCAGCCTAATCAAATCAGTCGGCCTGCAGAATTACCTGCAATCGCAAATGGCCGAATAAACGCCTGCGCCATAAACAACAAACCCCGCACTTGGCGGGGTTTGTTGTTTATGCAGCCTGCTTACGCGTCAGCTTTTTGCGTGGCGTCTTTGATCAGGGTCTGCAGCTCGCCCTTATCAAACATTTCCGCAAGGATATCGCTGCCGCCGACCAGCTCGCCACCCACCCACAGTTGCGGGAAGGTTGGCCAGTTGCCGTACTTTGGCAGGTTGGCGCGAATTTCTGGGTTTTGCAGAATGTCGACAAAGGCGAACTTTTCACCACACGCCATCACAACCTGTGACGCTTTGGAGGAAAAGCCGCACTGCGGAGCGTTCGGTGAGCCTTTCATGTACAGCAGAACGGTGTTGTTAGCGATCTGCTCTTTGATGGTTTCGATGATATCCATTGGGCACCTCAGGGCTTAACTTACCCGACTCTCGGGTCGGCACGGTGGCGGCATTGTAGCGAAAAGCCGAGCGTAATGCTCGGTCTTCCCGGTGACTTTGCACGCCTCAGCAAACCGCTGTCAGGCCGCCTCCACCTGTACCGGCACGCCGTTGAGCGCGGCGTTACCCGACAATGCGTCGAGTTGCCGCTCATCGGTCAGGTCGTTGGCGCTGGCGCCCGGTTGCGCACTGGCAATGCTCATCTGCACGCCCGGGCGCGCATGCCCCCAGCCATGCGGCAGGCTGACCACGCCCGCCATCATCTCGTCGCTGGCCGCTACTTGCACCTCAATCACCCCAACCCGCGAACGCACGCGCACTAACTGGCCGTCGCTGAGCCCGCGCTGGCTAAGGTCTGCCGGGTGCATCAGCAGCTGATGACGCGGCTTGCCCTTCACCAGCCGATGGTAGTTGTGCATCCACGAATTATTGCTGCGCACATGGCGACGGCCAATCAGCAGCAATTCGCCGACCATAGCCGCTGGCTCTGCAGCAAAGCGTTGCAGGTCAGCCATGATCACGCTTGGCGCAGCCTGCACCTGCTGGTTACTGGTTTTCAGCCTTGCCGCCAAGTTGGGCTTGAGCGCACCTAAGTCGAGCCCATGCGGGTGCTCACGCAGTGTGGCAAGGGATAGCTTATGGGCGGATTTATCGCCGTAAGTACCAAAGCGCAGGCCCATATCAATCATCTGCTCGGGGGCCATGGTCGGCTTCAGTGCGGCGCCCGTCTTGGCGGCAAACGCCTTGGCCAGGCCAACAAAGATTTCCCAGTCATGCAGCGCGCCTGCAGGTTTAGCCAGCACCGCTTCATTGAAGCGGGTGACATTGCGCACCGCGAACATATTAAAGGTGGTGTCGTAGTGATCATGCTCCAGCGGCCCAGTTGGCGGCAGGATCAAGTCGGCATAGCGAGTAGTTTCGTTGATGTAGAAGTCAATGCTGAGCATAAACTCCAAGCCATCCAGCGCCTGCTCCAGTTGACGACCATTGGGCGTGGACAGCACCGGGTTGCCGGCCACAGTGACCAATGCACGCACTTGCCCCTCGCCGGCGCTGAGCATTTCCTCAGCCAAGGCCGACACCGGCAATTCGCCGGCGTACTCCGGCAAACCGGAGACGCGGCTCTGCCAGCGGTTGAAATGACCGCCTGAGGTCGAGGCGACAATGTCCACCGCAGGCTCTGTGCACAGCACTCCGCCTACCCGGTCTAGGTTACCGGTCACCAGGTTAATCAACTGCACCAGCCACTGGCACAAGGTGCCAAAGGCCTGGGTCGATACGCCCATACGGCCATAACACACCGCCGATTCAGCGCTGGCAAAATCACGCGCTAACTGGCGAATAGTCATCGCTGGCACCCCGCAGCGTGCGCTCATGGCTTCAGCACTAAACCCGGCGATGGCTTGACGCACTTCATCCAGCCCAGTGATGGCTAAATGGCTGGCACGACCGAGGTTTTCTTCAAACAGGGTATTGAGTAGGCCAAACAACAGCGCCGCATCCTGCCCCGGCCGCACGAATAGATGCTGGTCGGCAATGGCCGCCGTTTCACTGCGTCGTGGGTCGACCACCACCAATTTACCACCGCGCTTCTGAATGGCTTTCAGGCGTTTCTCGACATCCGGCACGGTCATGATGCTGCCGTTAGACGCCAGCGGGTTGCCGCCCAAAATCAGCATAAAGTCGGTGTGGTCGATGTCTGGAATCGGAATCAACAAGCCATGGCCGTACATCAAATGGCTGGTCAGGTGATGCGGCAACTGATCGACCGAGGTGGCAGAAAACCGATTACGGGTCTTCAGCAGACCAAGAAAGTAGTTGCTGTGGGTCATCAGCCCATAGTTATGCACGCTGGGGTTGCCCTGATACACCGCTACGGCGTTCTGCCCATGCGCCGCTTGGATTGCACTGAAGCGCTCGGCCACCAGCTCAAACGCTGCATCCCAGTCAATCGCCTGCCATTCGCTGCCCACACGGCGCATCGGCTGGCGCAGTCGATCGGGGTCACTCTGGATATCTTGCAGGGCCACGGCCTTAGGGCAGATATGGCCACGACTGAACGTATCCTGAGCGTCGCCTTTGATTGAGCGGATCTGCGTGCTGCCATCGTCCATGGCTTCAGTTTCAATGGTTAGGCCGCAAATGGCTTCACACAGATGGCACGCACGGTGGTGGAGGGTCTTAGTCATGGCCGGGCCTCTTGTTATGTTCGATGCGCACAGCACCGTAAGCGTTGGACTATGGCGACTGGTTGCAGGCCACGCCAGCAGGGTTCGCCGCGTGAATTGCGCTGCATCAGGTCAGTCGATGTACACGTGCATCCGCAAGAGCTGCCTCGCCCTGCACGCGCAAGACGCCTTGGCAATTTGCGCCTGATTGGCGTTTGCTTATAAGATCGCGCCTTCCCCGTTTCGTCGCATGGTGCGGCCCCCAGCCGTAGGTTCTGCTGTTTCTTCTATTTATTGAGGCCATTGAACCT is from Pseudomonas sp. TMP9 and encodes:
- a CDS encoding molybdopterin oxidoreductase family protein, giving the protein MTKTLHHRACHLCEAICGLTIETEAMDDGSTQIRSIKGDAQDTFSRGHICPKAVALQDIQSDPDRLRQPMRRVGSEWQAIDWDAAFELVAERFSAIQAAHGQNAVAVYQGNPSVHNYGLMTHSNYFLGLLKTRNRFSATSVDQLPHHLTSHLMYGHGLLIPIPDIDHTDFMLILGGNPLASNGSIMTVPDVEKRLKAIQKRGGKLVVVDPRRSETAAIADQHLFVRPGQDAALLFGLLNTLFEENLGRASHLAITGLDEVRQAIAGFSAEAMSARCGVPAMTIRQLARDFASAESAVCYGRMGVSTQAFGTLCQWLVQLINLVTGNLDRVGGVLCTEPAVDIVASTSGGHFNRWQSRVSGLPEYAGELPVSALAEEMLSAGEGQVRALVTVAGNPVLSTPNGRQLEQALDGLEFMLSIDFYINETTRYADLILPPTGPLEHDHYDTTFNMFAVRNVTRFNEAVLAKPAGALHDWEIFVGLAKAFAAKTGAALKPTMAPEQMIDMGLRFGTYGDKSAHKLSLATLREHPHGLDLGALKPNLAARLKTSNQQVQAAPSVIMADLQRFAAEPAAMVGELLLIGRRHVRSNNSWMHNYHRLVKGKPRHQLLMHPADLSQRGLSDGQLVRVRSRVGVIEVQVAASDEMMAGVVSLPHGWGHARPGVQMSIASAQPGASANDLTDERQLDALSGNAALNGVPVQVEAA